The following proteins are co-located in the Paenibacillus sp. JNUCC32 genome:
- a CDS encoding helix-turn-helix transcriptional regulator — MIQLMSVNFDDHIPNWRTQLETIRYNVLVVVREGKVRYEINGEEIIAEEEDVLFIPQSTKRSGGNWNGIPHRKYTILFTMDPQVTTGIPFLDGGQFLKFNLAHIQYAYRRCERLFEEMRGGKSYRSMICQGIMQELLGMLARELEKTELPPSKRNYADTIKSYLLDHYREPIEIDKLAKLIHRSPNYATALFKEVYGHSPIRYMHQLRVLEACGLLLHSDMTIAHIAHYLGYYDTSYFYRMFKKYTGLSPSDYVQQGDRSDVSKLFT, encoded by the coding sequence GTGATCCAGTTAATGAGCGTGAATTTTGATGATCATATCCCGAACTGGCGGACTCAGCTAGAGACGATCCGTTACAACGTGCTCGTTGTGGTAAGAGAAGGCAAAGTGAGGTATGAAATCAACGGGGAGGAGATCATTGCGGAAGAAGAAGACGTGCTCTTCATCCCGCAATCGACCAAACGGAGCGGCGGCAACTGGAATGGCATCCCTCATCGGAAATACACCATTCTCTTTACGATGGATCCTCAGGTAACCACAGGCATTCCGTTTCTGGATGGAGGGCAATTCCTCAAATTCAACCTTGCGCATATTCAGTATGCCTACCGCCGCTGCGAGCGATTATTCGAGGAAATGCGCGGCGGCAAAAGCTACCGCTCCATGATCTGTCAGGGCATCATGCAGGAGCTGCTCGGCATGTTGGCCCGGGAACTAGAGAAGACCGAGCTGCCGCCAAGCAAAAGAAATTATGCGGACACCATCAAATCGTATCTGTTGGACCATTACCGCGAACCGATTGAAATCGATAAACTCGCGAAGTTAATCCATCGTTCCCCCAATTATGCCACCGCCCTCTTCAAGGAGGTGTACGGTCATTCCCCGATTCGGTACATGCACCAGCTGCGCGTGCTGGAAGCGTGCGGCCTGCTGCTTCATTCCGACATGACAATCGCTCATATCGCCCATTATCTGGGTTATTATGATACGTCCTATTTTTATCGCATGTTTAAAAAATACACCGGTCTGTCACCCTCCGACTATGTGCAACAGGGCGATCGGTCCGACGTATCCAAGCTGTTCACCTAA
- a CDS encoding class I SAM-dependent methyltransferase — protein sequence MNPWNERFQGEDYVFGTEPNVFIADMHKRLALTGNALAIAEGEGRNAVFLAREGMNVTVWDYAESGLNKANKLAEASGVEIRTELVDLGEAQWTKEQWDEIICVFGHFPKELRTRTLEGVKTAVKPGGYFLTEVYSPYQIPYRSGGPQDPQFLYAPGDFLEAFADWRIVHFFMGEVVRQEGQGHQGLSHVIQFAGQKPSIK from the coding sequence ATGAATCCATGGAATGAACGGTTTCAGGGCGAAGACTATGTCTTCGGAACCGAGCCCAATGTATTTATAGCCGACATGCATAAGAGGTTGGCATTAACGGGTAATGCGCTTGCGATCGCGGAGGGCGAAGGACGAAATGCGGTGTTTCTGGCACGCGAAGGCATGAACGTTACCGTGTGGGATTATGCGGAGTCCGGCCTGAACAAAGCCAATAAGCTGGCCGAAGCCAGCGGCGTTGAGATTCGCACCGAGCTTGTGGATCTTGGGGAAGCGCAGTGGACGAAGGAGCAATGGGATGAGATCATTTGCGTGTTCGGACATTTTCCCAAAGAATTGAGAACAAGGACGCTGGAAGGCGTGAAAACCGCGGTGAAGCCGGGAGGATATTTTCTCACCGAAGTGTATTCCCCGTACCAGATTCCTTATCGAAGCGGGGGACCGCAAGATCCTCAGTTTTTATACGCGCCAGGGGATTTCCTCGAAGCTTTTGCGGATTGGCGAATTGTCCATTTTTTCATGGGTGAGGTCGTTCGGCAGGAAGGACAGGGGCATCAGGGCTTGTCCCATGTCATTCAGTTTGCGGGGCAAAAGCCGTCCATCAAATGA
- a CDS encoding GNAT family N-acetyltransferase — MFPELETQRLRLREIRLQDAEAIYSCFSHEQVTRYYGQDTLTSPEQARRFIELFANNYAEQRGIRWGIERKDRQGLIGTIGYNAWSPRHRRAEIGYELHPDFWRQGYASEAASAILAYGFQELGLTRIGAVVFMENQASHALLAKLGFEAEGTLRQYIYQNGTAHDTRVYSLLQG; from the coding sequence ATGTTTCCAGAACTAGAGACTCAACGATTAAGGTTGCGTGAAATCCGGCTTCAGGATGCCGAGGCGATCTACAGCTGCTTCTCGCATGAGCAGGTGACCCGCTATTACGGTCAAGACACGTTGACCAGCCCCGAGCAAGCTCGTCGATTCATTGAGCTGTTCGCTAACAACTACGCAGAGCAGCGCGGGATTCGATGGGGCATCGAAAGGAAAGATAGGCAAGGCCTGATCGGGACGATCGGATATAACGCATGGTCCCCACGGCATAGAAGAGCAGAAATCGGATATGAGCTCCATCCCGACTTCTGGAGGCAAGGATATGCCAGCGAAGCGGCCTCCGCCATCCTGGCATATGGATTTCAGGAGCTTGGCCTAACCCGCATCGGTGCCGTCGTTTTTATGGAGAACCAGGCTTCCCATGCACTGCTGGCCAAGCTCGGATTCGAAGCGGAAGGAACCCTGCGCCAGTATATCTATCAGAACGGCACGGCACACGATACGCGGGTGTATTCATTGTTACAAGGCTAG
- a CDS encoding sulfite exporter TauE/SafE family protein produces the protein MELSISFIITIFLIGFIGSYISGMVGIGGSIIKYPMLLYIPPLFGLAAFTAHEVSGISAVQVFFATIGGVWAYRKGGYLNKTLIIYMGSAILLGSFIGGFGSKMMSEGGINLIYGILALVAAVMMFIPNKGVDDIPLDQVKFNKWLAAVLALVVGIGAGIVGAAGAFLLVPIMLVVLKIPTRMTIATSLAITFISSIGSTVGKLTTGQVDYIPALIMVVASLIASPLGAAAGKKMNTKILQIILAVLILATAIKIWLDIL, from the coding sequence ATGGAACTAAGTATCTCCTTCATCATAACGATATTTTTAATCGGATTCATTGGCTCTTATATATCAGGGATGGTTGGCATCGGCGGATCGATTATCAAATACCCGATGCTGCTGTATATCCCGCCGTTATTCGGCCTTGCGGCTTTCACCGCGCATGAAGTATCGGGCATCAGCGCCGTACAGGTATTCTTTGCCACGATCGGGGGCGTGTGGGCATACCGCAAAGGCGGATATCTGAACAAAACGCTCATTATCTATATGGGTTCGGCCATATTGCTGGGCAGCTTCATCGGCGGTTTCGGCTCCAAGATGATGAGCGAAGGCGGCATCAATCTCATCTACGGCATATTGGCGCTGGTTGCGGCCGTGATGATGTTCATCCCGAACAAAGGGGTGGACGATATTCCCCTGGATCAGGTCAAGTTCAATAAATGGCTGGCCGCTGTGCTTGCTCTTGTGGTCGGAATCGGAGCCGGTATCGTCGGGGCGGCCGGCGCGTTCCTGCTCGTTCCGATCATGCTGGTTGTATTGAAAATACCGACGCGGATGACCATTGCAACATCGCTTGCGATCACCTTCATCTCATCCATAGGCTCGACGGTTGGCAAACTGACGACGGGGCAAGTGGATTATATCCCCGCCCTTATTATGGTTGTTGCCAGCTTGATCGCTTCTCCACTCGGTGCGGCCGCAGGCAAGAAGATGAACACAAAGATACTGCAGATCATTTTGGCCGTTTTGATCCTGGCAACGGCCATCAAAATTTGGCTGGACATTCTATGA
- a CDS encoding formate/nitrite transporter family protein, producing the protein METESLLKVEQLALKKHKIFKQSQLRYIARSMLASMFIGFGVIVAFKTGNFFYLEHSPLTYPMAALTFGAAIILIAYGGGDLFTGNTFYYTYAALRKKLKWLEVVKLWIFSYAGNILGACTFALLIFLTGLFTDSSVNGFLLNVVEHKMTTPTMQLFFRAILCNWLVCLAFFIPMSLKGDGAKMFAMMLFVFCFFISGYEHSVANMCTFAIALVLNHPGTISFDGVLHNLIPVTFGNLIGGVLLMGFMYYFVNKPFLDAKESSGE; encoded by the coding sequence ATGGAAACCGAATCCTTACTCAAGGTGGAGCAGCTTGCTCTCAAAAAACACAAAATTTTTAAACAAAGCCAGCTGCGCTACATCGCCCGCTCCATGCTCGCCAGCATGTTTATCGGCTTTGGCGTCATCGTCGCTTTTAAGACGGGCAACTTTTTTTATCTGGAGCATTCCCCGCTGACTTATCCGATGGCTGCCCTTACGTTTGGCGCGGCGATTATCCTGATCGCGTACGGGGGAGGGGATTTGTTTACAGGGAACACGTTTTATTACACGTATGCCGCTCTCCGCAAGAAATTAAAGTGGCTGGAAGTAGTCAAGCTGTGGATCTTCAGTTATGCAGGAAACATCCTGGGGGCCTGCACGTTTGCGCTGTTGATTTTCTTAACGGGATTATTCACCGATTCCTCCGTGAACGGATTTCTGCTCAATGTGGTGGAACACAAAATGACCACCCCGACGATGCAGCTGTTTTTTAGAGCGATTCTGTGCAACTGGCTCGTATGCCTTGCCTTTTTCATCCCCATGTCCCTGAAGGGCGACGGAGCCAAAATGTTTGCCATGATGCTGTTTGTTTTCTGCTTTTTCATCTCCGGATACGAGCACAGCGTTGCGAACATGTGCACCTTTGCCATTGCGCTCGTGCTGAATCATCCGGGCACGATTTCGTTTGATGGCGTATTGCATAATCTGATTCCGGTAACGTTCGGCAATTTGATCGGCGGCGTTCTATTAATGGGCTTTATGTATTATTTTGTGAACAAGCCTTTTCTGGATGCGAAGGAATCCTCTGGTGAATAA
- a CDS encoding formylglycine-generating enzyme family protein: MGEPHSCCAGSRAHVQSTGSGQKALIGTMRDEKYDEQSHPDFHTDMIMLPGGTFTMGTNSNEGFPRDGEGPARSVTVSGFEISSHAVTNGEFQRFVEATGYVTEAERFGWSFVFELLASEETKAAVAQVPQEVPWWLVVEGAYWAAPEGADSSIEDRMDHPVVHISWNDAAAYCQWASVRLPTEAEWEYAARGGLEGRTYPWGDLLKQDGEHQCNIWQGKFPVKNNASDGYIGTAPVDAYKPNGYGLYNMSGNVWEWCGDWFSPSYHQQTSANNPFYGEPTGRRSMRGGSYLCHRSYCNRYRVAARSGNTPDSSTGNCGFRVVRDAVL; this comes from the coding sequence ATGGGAGAACCACATTCCTGCTGCGCAGGATCCAGAGCGCACGTGCAGTCGACGGGATCCGGCCAGAAGGCTCTTATTGGCACTATGAGAGACGAAAAGTATGATGAACAGTCTCATCCTGATTTTCATACCGATATGATCATGCTGCCTGGAGGGACGTTTACGATGGGCACGAATTCGAATGAAGGTTTCCCTCGTGACGGGGAAGGGCCGGCTCGCAGCGTAACCGTCTCCGGATTCGAGATCTCGTCCCATGCCGTAACGAATGGGGAATTTCAACGGTTTGTGGAAGCCACCGGTTATGTGACGGAAGCGGAACGGTTCGGCTGGTCGTTTGTATTTGAACTGCTGGCTTCGGAGGAAACGAAGGCAGCAGTAGCCCAGGTGCCGCAAGAGGTGCCTTGGTGGCTGGTGGTCGAAGGGGCATACTGGGCAGCACCCGAGGGGGCGGATTCCAGCATCGAAGACCGAATGGACCATCCGGTCGTACATATATCCTGGAACGATGCCGCGGCTTACTGTCAGTGGGCAAGCGTGCGGCTTCCGACGGAAGCGGAATGGGAATATGCGGCTCGCGGCGGTTTGGAGGGCAGGACCTATCCGTGGGGAGATCTGCTGAAACAGGACGGAGAGCATCAATGCAACATATGGCAGGGCAAATTTCCGGTCAAAAATAACGCCAGCGACGGGTACATCGGAACCGCGCCGGTGGATGCCTACAAACCGAACGGTTACGGACTGTACAACATGTCCGGCAACGTATGGGAATGGTGCGGCGATTGGTTCAGCCCGTCGTATCATCAACAGACCTCGGCGAACAATCCGTTCTATGGGGAGCCTACCGGCAGAAGGTCGATGCGCGGGGGTTCGTACCTGTGCCACAGATCCTACTGCAACCGTTACCGAGTCGCGGCGCGGAGCGGGAATACACCCGACAGCTCGACGGGCAACTGCGGTTTCCGGGTGGTGAGGGATGCGGTGTTATAG
- a CDS encoding sulfatase family protein → MRVLLLDLDSTRPDHLGCYGYHRNTSPNIDRIAAEGVRFDNYYTSDAPCFPSRTALMTGKFGIHNGVVGHGGSAADVRHEGITRDFRDKLASESFPAIFRRAGMKTVLISPFGERHSAWTFYAGFNEMYNTGKGGLESAEEVSPVVLDWLDRNADEDNWMLYVNFWDPHTPYRAPQSLGNPFEHDPLPEWLSEDVLQEHQKKVGPHGVNEINMYNSDVSPDYPRHPGEIRTMEDLRTMVDGYDCGIRHMDEHIGAIFELLESKGVMDDLIVIITADHGENMGELGIYGEHGTADQGTCRIPMIIRGPGIMQGISDRNLHYHLDLLPTMAEYMNVAPARSWDGVSYAETLRSGRESGREYLVVSQCAHVCQRSVRFGDWLYIRTYHDGFHLFDKEMLFHITEDVYEQHNQASQRPDLCREAVYLLNEWHDHMMSTMPFDVDPLWTVMKEGGPYHAKGHLPRYIERLKNTGRGEAVPELMRRHPREFV, encoded by the coding sequence ATGAGAGTATTATTGTTGGATTTGGACTCGACCAGACCGGATCATTTAGGGTGTTACGGATACCATCGGAATACGTCGCCCAACATTGACCGGATAGCGGCGGAAGGCGTACGCTTCGACAATTACTATACCTCCGACGCTCCATGTTTTCCATCAAGAACCGCGCTGATGACCGGCAAGTTCGGCATTCATAACGGCGTCGTGGGTCATGGAGGCTCGGCAGCGGACGTCCGGCATGAAGGCATTACGCGGGATTTCCGCGATAAGCTGGCTTCGGAGAGTTTTCCCGCCATTTTTCGCCGGGCCGGCATGAAAACAGTGTTGATCAGTCCGTTTGGAGAGCGCCATTCCGCCTGGACCTTCTATGCGGGCTTCAATGAAATGTATAATACAGGCAAAGGCGGCTTGGAGTCGGCTGAGGAAGTGTCTCCGGTCGTGCTGGACTGGCTGGATCGCAACGCCGATGAAGATAACTGGATGCTCTATGTGAACTTCTGGGATCCGCATACGCCGTATCGTGCACCTCAGTCGCTGGGCAATCCGTTCGAGCATGATCCTCTTCCGGAGTGGTTATCCGAAGACGTGCTTCAGGAGCATCAGAAGAAGGTCGGCCCGCATGGTGTAAACGAAATTAACATGTATAATAGTGATGTATCCCCCGATTACCCGCGTCATCCCGGAGAGATTCGGACGATGGAGGATTTGCGGACGATGGTGGACGGCTATGATTGCGGCATTCGGCATATGGACGAGCATATCGGGGCCATCTTCGAGCTGCTGGAATCCAAGGGCGTTATGGATGACTTGATCGTAATCATAACGGCGGATCATGGCGAGAACATGGGGGAGCTTGGGATTTATGGAGAACATGGCACAGCGGATCAGGGAACCTGCCGCATTCCGATGATTATCCGAGGGCCAGGCATCATGCAAGGGATATCGGATCGCAATCTGCACTATCATCTGGATCTACTGCCTACGATGGCGGAATATATGAACGTAGCACCGGCAAGAAGCTGGGATGGAGTCAGTTATGCCGAGACCCTGCGAAGCGGACGCGAGAGCGGCAGGGAGTATCTGGTGGTATCCCAATGTGCACACGTCTGCCAGCGAAGCGTGCGGTTTGGAGATTGGCTGTACATTCGTACCTATCATGACGGCTTTCATCTGTTCGACAAAGAAATGCTGTTCCATATCACCGAGGATGTGTATGAGCAGCACAACCAGGCGTCTCAAAGACCGGATCTTTGCCGGGAGGCCGTCTATCTGCTGAATGAGTGGCATGATCATATGATGTCGACAATGCCGTTTGACGTGGATCCATTGTGGACGGTCATGAAAGAGGGGGGACCTTACCACGCCAAAGGTCATTTGCCCCGGTATATCGAGCGTTTGAAGAACACGGGCCGGGGAGAAGCGGTGCCGGAGCTGATGCGCCGTCATCCTCGGGAGTTCGTGTAA
- a CDS encoding phosphotransferase enzyme family protein, with protein sequence MIQQLLQSYWPEWYGDTVNGPTGWNNTTLFIHNPHRRSVMRIYNTHRDKARIEFEFAVLDSLQRAPLSFKVPTPVPSTSGDKMVRVQDGSDRYACLFEYIEGARPDEESIQATYSFGEKTGELVSALAACSIGMEPVYPPYYELLQSYPSCSRTFIQDFCKRPPVEFQEQGNALQILQGAYTEISGRLESLKNLPQQLVHGDLNFSNLLVDSEQSGKVIALLDFEFCTKDVRAMEPAVVISGFLGMAEEKVAIRQFCEGFASRVRLTEEEIAAIPVLLRLRLVDVFLHFLSRYREGTDDSHVLQEQIGMLAAGLKRLEQSQAWMEDVLTQYLM encoded by the coding sequence ATGATTCAGCAGCTTCTGCAATCGTATTGGCCCGAGTGGTACGGAGATACGGTGAACGGCCCAACGGGCTGGAACAATACGACCCTTTTTATTCATAACCCGCATCGGCGTTCGGTCATGCGCATTTACAATACGCATCGTGACAAGGCAAGGATCGAATTCGAGTTTGCGGTTTTGGACTCGCTCCAGCGGGCACCCCTTAGCTTTAAGGTCCCAACGCCTGTTCCATCAACGTCTGGCGATAAGATGGTTCGGGTTCAGGACGGAAGTGATCGATACGCTTGCCTATTCGAATACATTGAAGGAGCGCGACCGGATGAAGAGAGCATTCAAGCGACTTATTCCTTCGGGGAAAAAACGGGAGAACTGGTAAGTGCACTTGCGGCTTGTTCGATTGGAATGGAGCCGGTGTATCCGCCCTATTACGAGCTGCTTCAATCGTATCCTTCGTGCAGCAGGACATTCATTCAGGATTTCTGCAAGCGACCGCCCGTCGAGTTCCAGGAACAAGGAAACGCGCTGCAAATCCTTCAAGGAGCGTACACCGAGATATCCGGCAGGCTGGAATCCCTGAAAAATCTGCCGCAGCAGCTGGTCCACGGGGACCTGAACTTTTCAAACCTGCTCGTAGATTCGGAACAATCGGGCAAGGTCATCGCGTTGCTCGACTTCGAGTTTTGCACAAAGGATGTCAGGGCGATGGAACCTGCGGTCGTTATTTCGGGATTCTTGGGAATGGCGGAGGAGAAGGTCGCTATCCGGCAGTTCTGCGAAGGCTTTGCCAGCCGCGTACGGCTGACCGAAGAGGAGATTGCTGCCATACCGGTACTGCTGCGCTTGCGTTTGGTTGACGTTTTCTTGCATTTTTTGAGCCGCTATCGTGAAGGGACCGATGATTCCCATGTGCTGCAGGAGCAGATCGGTATGCTGGCAGCCGGATTGAAGCGGCTGGAGCAAAGTCAGGCATGGATGGAAGACGTGTTGACACAGTATTTGATGTAA
- a CDS encoding MBL fold metallo-hydrolase → MTMREMKAQEVAMKVIRKESLFLLDVRNPSDFEDWKIEGEGVRHLNIPYFDLIDGVEEILDQIPMDQEVLVVCAKEGSSVMVAEMLAEHGRNVAYLKGGMKAWSEHLVPLKIGSLADGGTLYQFVRIGKGCLSYMAVSNGEAALFDATRMTEVYLEFAESVDAQIKHVFDTHLHADHISGGRMIAEQTGAVYWLPPEDASEVVFKYEPLKNGDQVVIGGSTIRIDALHSPGHTIGSTSFVIDDRYLLTGDILFIDSIGRPDLAGLADDWVGDLRETLYARFPHLSDDLTVLPAHFMIMDELNEDGTVAKKLGELYRENHGLNIADETEFRTLVTQNLPPQPNSYQEIRQTNMGKMNPDTERQREMEIGPNRCAVR, encoded by the coding sequence ATGACAATGAGAGAAATGAAAGCGCAAGAAGTGGCCATGAAGGTGATTCGCAAAGAGAGCCTGTTTCTATTGGACGTGCGGAACCCTTCGGATTTTGAAGATTGGAAGATTGAGGGCGAAGGAGTTCGGCATTTGAATATCCCTTATTTTGATTTGATTGACGGCGTGGAAGAAATATTGGATCAAATCCCGATGGATCAAGAAGTGCTGGTTGTATGCGCCAAGGAAGGATCGTCGGTGATGGTGGCCGAGATGCTGGCCGAGCACGGACGGAATGTCGCGTACTTAAAAGGGGGGATGAAAGCCTGGAGCGAACATCTTGTCCCGCTGAAAATCGGCAGCTTGGCGGATGGCGGCACGCTATATCAGTTTGTTCGTATCGGCAAAGGTTGTTTGTCTTATATGGCGGTATCGAACGGCGAAGCGGCTTTGTTTGACGCTACCCGCATGACGGAGGTATATCTTGAATTTGCCGAAAGCGTGGATGCCCAAATCAAGCATGTGTTCGATACCCATCTCCATGCAGACCATATTTCCGGCGGTCGAATGATTGCTGAGCAGACAGGAGCCGTATACTGGCTTCCGCCAGAGGATGCCAGCGAGGTCGTGTTTAAATACGAGCCGTTGAAGAACGGCGATCAAGTGGTGATTGGCGGGAGCACCATCCGCATCGATGCGCTCCATTCTCCAGGCCATACCATCGGATCCACTTCGTTTGTCATAGATGACCGCTACCTGCTGACAGGCGATATTCTGTTTATCGATTCCATCGGCCGTCCGGATCTGGCGGGACTGGCAGACGATTGGGTCGGCGATTTGCGGGAGACGCTCTATGCCCGCTTCCCCCATCTATCGGATGATCTGACCGTGCTGCCGGCGCATTTCATGATCATGGACGAATTGAACGAGGACGGGACGGTCGCGAAGAAATTGGGAGAGCTGTACCGGGAAAACCATGGCCTCAACATCGCCGACGAGACGGAATTCCGAACATTGGTAACGCAGAATCTGCCGCCGCAGCCTAACAGCTATCAGGAAATCCGTCAAACCAACATGGGGAAAATGAACCCTGACACCGAGCGGCAGCGTGAGATGGAGATTGGGCCGAACCGCTGTGCCGTACGTTAA
- a CDS encoding UbiD family decarboxylase has translation MKYHNLEECIIDLEKHGHLVRIHEEVDPHLEMAAIHMKVYEAGGPALLFENVKGSRFRAVSNLFGTIERSKFIFRETFESTQDVIALRNDPMKALKNPFKYIGTGLAAKSALPIKKTGALPPGFQEIQISDLPLIKHWKDDGGAFVTLPQVYSEDPEKPGVMNSNLGMYRVQLTGNEYKMNKEVGIHYQIHRGIGIHQAKANKLGQPLKVSCFIGGPPAHTISAVMPLPEGMSELTFAGLLSGRHFRYSYVDGYCISHDADFVITGEIHPGETKPEGPFGDHLGYYSLVHPFPVMRVHKVYAKQQAIYPFTVVGRPPQEDTSFGELIHELTGGAIRQEIPGVKEVHAVDAAGVHPLLFAIGSERYTPYQQVKQPAELLTISNRILGTGQLSLAKYLFIAAEENQPLSTHHIEDFLTYILERIDLQRDIHFQTNTTIDTLDYSGTGLNTGSKVVFAAVGDKKRDLCQAVPEALTDLPGYAPAKWIMPGIVAIQGAPFTSYSEVAQEMSSLSDAIRERGSLPSCPMIILCDDSEFMSATLNNFLWATFTRSNPSHDIHGVNSRYEHKHWGCDTVIIDARTKPHQAPPLIPDAEVERSIQRLFANGGSLSRISLR, from the coding sequence ATGAAATATCATAATCTGGAAGAATGCATCATTGATTTGGAGAAACATGGGCATTTGGTTCGTATACATGAAGAGGTCGATCCTCATTTGGAAATGGCGGCCATACATATGAAGGTTTATGAGGCAGGCGGCCCGGCACTCCTGTTTGAGAATGTAAAAGGTTCAAGGTTTCGTGCGGTATCCAACCTGTTCGGCACGATCGAGCGCAGCAAATTCATTTTTCGGGAAACCTTCGAATCAACGCAAGACGTTATCGCGCTGCGCAACGATCCGATGAAGGCGCTCAAAAATCCTTTTAAATATATCGGAACGGGACTGGCAGCTAAATCTGCACTGCCGATCAAAAAAACAGGTGCCCTGCCACCCGGATTTCAGGAAATCCAAATTTCCGATCTGCCGCTCATTAAGCACTGGAAGGACGACGGCGGCGCTTTCGTCACGCTGCCCCAAGTGTATTCCGAAGACCCGGAGAAGCCGGGCGTGATGAATTCCAATCTGGGCATGTACCGGGTTCAGCTCACAGGCAATGAATATAAAATGAACAAGGAAGTCGGCATCCATTACCAAATCCACCGGGGCATCGGCATCCATCAAGCGAAGGCGAATAAGCTGGGTCAGCCGCTGAAAGTGAGCTGTTTTATCGGGGGGCCCCCTGCCCATACGATTTCTGCGGTTATGCCCCTGCCGGAAGGCATGAGCGAGCTTACCTTTGCCGGACTGCTGTCGGGACGACATTTCCGGTACAGCTATGTGGATGGTTACTGCATCAGCCACGATGCGGATTTTGTTATTACGGGGGAGATCCATCCCGGCGAAACCAAGCCCGAGGGACCTTTTGGCGATCATCTGGGTTATTACAGCCTGGTCCATCCGTTTCCCGTCATGCGAGTGCATAAAGTCTATGCCAAGCAGCAGGCCATCTATCCGTTTACGGTCGTCGGGAGACCGCCGCAGGAAGATACGTCCTTCGGGGAGCTGATTCATGAGCTGACCGGCGGGGCGATCCGGCAAGAAATTCCGGGGGTCAAGGAAGTCCATGCGGTTGATGCTGCCGGGGTACACCCCCTGCTCTTTGCCATCGGCAGCGAACGGTATACCCCATATCAACAAGTAAAGCAGCCGGCTGAGCTTCTCACCATCTCCAACCGGATACTGGGCACGGGCCAATTAAGCTTGGCCAAGTATTTATTCATTGCAGCTGAAGAGAACCAGCCTTTAAGCACGCATCATATCGAGGACTTCTTGACCTATATATTGGAACGCATCGATCTGCAACGGGACATCCATTTTCAGACCAATACCACGATCGATACGCTCGATTATTCCGGAACCGGACTCAACACCGGCAGCAAGGTCGTATTTGCGGCGGTCGGGGATAAAAAAAGGGATTTGTGCCAAGCGGTGCCTGAGGCGTTAACGGATCTTCCCGGGTATGCGCCTGCAAAATGGATCATGCCCGGCATTGTCGCCATCCAGGGAGCCCCCTTTACGAGTTATTCCGAAGTGGCGCAGGAGATGTCGAGCCTTAGCGATGCCATCCGGGAACGAGGTTCGCTTCCTTCCTGCCCGATGATCATTCTGTGCGATGACAGTGAATTCATGAGCGCAACGCTCAACAATTTTCTTTGGGCAACCTTTACGCGCAGCAATCCTTCCCATGACATTCACGGCGTGAACAGCCGCTATGAGCACAAGCATTGGGGCTGCGACACGGTCATTATCGATGCCCGCACGAAACCGCACCAAGCCCCTCCGTTGATACCGGACGCAGAGGTTGAACGCAGCATCCAGCGTTTGTTTGCGAACGGCGGCAGCTTAAGCCGCATTTCGCTGCGTTAA
- a CDS encoding YjgB family protein produces MNLKQPAKKAIVTLTMAGVVGLSAFGANHAVLPLQQAEAATAASAEDYAAEHALKTLNSFYKPALKGQFPGAVSGLTIGKSTKQDVYKAIGEPPVPGKDADAFDVYGANMGNPGYAFSYKLNKIREMRYFGTNVERQTNIGGITMKMLKKNWFAPDATTTFKNGKTKQTKLTYHRGEYKLEFIFNSSTELDHINLLKK; encoded by the coding sequence ATGAACTTGAAGCAACCAGCTAAAAAAGCAATCGTCACTTTGACTATGGCGGGCGTCGTCGGCCTTAGTGCATTCGGAGCAAATCATGCTGTTTTGCCACTGCAGCAGGCTGAAGCCGCCACGGCGGCAAGCGCCGAGGATTATGCTGCCGAGCACGCGCTCAAGACGCTCAACAGCTTTTATAAACCTGCATTGAAGGGACAATTCCCCGGTGCGGTCAGCGGATTAACGATCGGTAAAAGCACGAAGCAGGACGTGTACAAGGCCATTGGCGAGCCTCCCGTGCCAGGCAAGGATGCCGATGCCTTCGACGTATACGGGGCCAACATGGGGAATCCGGGCTACGCCTTCTCCTACAAGCTGAATAAGATTCGCGAAATGCGTTATTTTGGCACCAATGTGGAACGACAGACGAACATCGGCGGCATCACCATGAAAATGCTGAAGAAGAATTGGTTTGCTCCGGATGCCACCACCACATTCAAGAACGGAAAAACGAAGCAAACCAAGCTGACTTACCATCGTGGTGAATATAAGCTGGAGTTTATCTTCAACAGCAGCACGGAACTGGATCATATTAATCTGCTGAAAAAGTAA